The proteins below are encoded in one region of Sporosarcina sp. FSL K6-1508:
- a CDS encoding acyl-CoA dehydrogenase family protein, which produces MVLQQRSEIEIALNFFEHDETLQTLLKESLSPKFYDYAHKELMKFGSLVANEIDERAKHTDREGQPRLEKYDKYGDDHSHVWVNEGYKKTVEETYRTGIVGYVHKDIPELGHKGNYLYSFAQGYLLSQAEPGFHCPVTLTQATAYLLDHYANEEVKEKFLPHVCATGDRELFEGATFLTERQGGSDVGANVVKAVADGENYRLYGEKYFASNAGMAGVAMVLARMEGFAEGSRGLSLFAVPWRKEDGSLNGIQIRRLKDKLGVRAVPSGEVEFDGALAYVVGDPNKGFYYMMEALNLSRICNAVASLGIMRRAFNEAVMYAERRNAFGKKLTDFPMVQESLATMKSKLEVELATTFDLIKLFDKVTSGNASDEETTLNRLKIALIKKETAEQAIHFAHEAIEMHGGNGYIEDFVTPRLLRDAQVLTVWEGTANILGLELLRLVNKFSAHLLFIDEMTERLDAVPESSWKLRVSTAVEILAKDLITFANLDPDNQTVEAKGLMRTMALLYEGVIALEWAAQHGDRYEKLMEIFIETNWPERAIGEMKSGVKYFEEVM; this is translated from the coding sequence AATGAAATCGATGAACGTGCCAAACATACCGATCGCGAAGGGCAACCCCGACTCGAGAAATATGACAAGTACGGAGATGATCATTCACATGTTTGGGTCAATGAAGGCTATAAAAAGACAGTGGAAGAAACGTATCGGACAGGGATTGTTGGCTATGTTCATAAAGATATTCCGGAACTCGGCCATAAAGGAAACTACCTCTACAGTTTTGCGCAAGGCTACTTATTATCTCAAGCAGAACCAGGATTCCATTGTCCTGTAACATTGACGCAAGCCACAGCTTATTTGCTAGATCATTATGCTAATGAAGAAGTGAAAGAGAAGTTCCTGCCGCATGTTTGTGCAACGGGTGATAGGGAGTTATTTGAAGGCGCGACATTTTTAACGGAAAGACAGGGAGGTTCAGACGTCGGTGCCAACGTTGTGAAAGCAGTGGCAGACGGTGAAAACTATCGCTTATACGGTGAAAAGTATTTTGCATCCAATGCCGGAATGGCGGGCGTCGCGATGGTTCTTGCTAGAATGGAAGGTTTTGCAGAAGGGTCGCGCGGTCTAAGTTTATTCGCTGTGCCGTGGCGAAAAGAGGACGGTTCACTGAATGGTATTCAGATTCGGAGATTGAAAGACAAGCTCGGCGTGCGGGCAGTGCCATCCGGTGAAGTAGAATTTGACGGCGCCTTGGCTTATGTCGTGGGTGATCCCAACAAGGGCTTCTATTATATGATGGAAGCATTGAATTTATCGCGAATTTGCAATGCGGTCGCGTCACTCGGCATCATGCGTCGTGCGTTCAATGAAGCAGTGATGTATGCAGAAAGACGCAACGCATTTGGCAAAAAGTTGACTGACTTTCCAATGGTTCAAGAAAGTTTAGCGACCATGAAATCGAAGCTTGAAGTCGAACTGGCAACAACATTCGATCTGATCAAGCTGTTTGATAAAGTAACTTCTGGGAATGCATCTGACGAAGAAACTACATTGAACCGCCTGAAGATTGCGCTCATTAAAAAGGAAACCGCGGAACAGGCAATCCATTTCGCTCATGAAGCAATTGAAATGCATGGCGGAAATGGCTATATCGAAGATTTCGTCACACCGCGGTTGCTTCGGGATGCGCAAGTATTAACGGTTTGGGAAGGGACCGCGAATATTTTAGGATTGGAGCTCCTCAGACTCGTCAATAAATTCAGTGCACACTTGTTATTTATCGATGAAATGACAGAGAGACTAGATGCTGTTCCCGAAAGTTCATGGAAACTGCGCGTATCTACTGCGGTGGAGATACTAGCAAAAGACCTCATAACATTCGCAAATTTGGATCCTGACAATCAAACAGTCGAAGCGAAAGGATTAATGCGTACTATGGCTTTACTTTATGAAGGGGTCATTGCGCTTGAATGGGCGGCACAACATGGAGACCGTTATGAAAAGCTGATGGAAATTTTCATCGAAACGAACTGGCCCGAAAGAGCGATTGGTGAAATGAAGAGCGGTGTGAAATATTTTGAAGAGGTAATGTAA